From Uloborus diversus isolate 005 chromosome 8, Udiv.v.3.1, whole genome shotgun sequence, a single genomic window includes:
- the LOC129228085 gene encoding transmembrane and ubiquitin-like domain-containing protein 1, giving the protein MSIVEGIGDEVTVFAAFILIIILAATVTFFLNVTPIGNGSSSRDVLIDSNSNELVSGPGSSRSLEHSQSNENRANRTRASDFSSIHYELIRTEDQNGTLSGSSEAEATDDPEELTSEGEHTNTPIYPTISDSSSPSRFFTIPSEEGSERSTEQLHSETDATEPQSSPPPPGFFTPPLGGENVRTTEQENLEPGEIHVRLKSLDDTERTVVSFQTTRIIDFKRAHFSEDLENNRTVRLIFSGQLLQDTATLLSYGINENCVIHVQILSAQARQTTSQYSQNSDLDLSHLLWPLLSVILGICWILYFKYPDFFNLMSLGMLFLFTGSFVYFYSQVHNR; this is encoded by the exons ATGAGCATTGTTGAAGGAATCGGTGACGAAGTTACAGTTTTTGCAGCatttattttaatcataattttagCTGCTAcagttacatttttcttaaacgTAACACCTATCGGCAATGGCAGTTCTTCTCGAGACGTGCTTATTGATTCAAACTCGAATGAGCTG GTATCAGGTCCTGGTTCTTCAAGAAGCTTGGAGCACTCCCAAAGTAATGAAAATCGTGCAAATAGAACCAGAGCCTCAGATTTCTCTTCCATTCATTACGAACTAATCAGAACTGAAGATCAAAATGGTACATTGTCAGGTTCGTCTGAAGCTGAAGCAACAGACGACCCTGAAGAGCTAACTTCTGAGGGAGAACATACCAATACCCCAATTTATCCCACTATTTCCGATTCATCTTCCCCCTCTAGATTCTTCACCATTCCTTCAGAGGAAGGAAGTGAAAGGTCAACAGAGCAACTTCATTCTGAGACAGATGCAACAGAACCACAGAGTTCACCGCCACCTCCTGGATTCTTCACCCCTCCTTTGGGTGGAGAAAATGTCAGAACAACGGAGCAGGAGAATTTAGAACCTGGTGAAATTCATGTTAGATTAAAATCTTTAGATGACACTGAGAGGACAGTGGTTTCTTTTCAGACAACAAGGATAATTGATTTCAAGAG aGCTCATTTTTCTGAAGACCTTGAGAATAATAGAACTGTTCGTTTAATCTTCAGTGGCCAACTACTTCAGGATACCGCAACATTGCTATCATATGGAATCAATGAAAATTGTGTGATACATGTTCAAATTTTGTCTGCACAAGCAAGACAAACCACTTCCCAGTATAGCCAAAACAGCGACTTAGACTTAAGTCATTTGCTATGGCCTCTTCTATCAGTTATTTTAGGAATTTGTTggatactttatttcaaatatccagattttttcaatttgatgtcTTTAGGCATGTTATTTCTCTTCACTGGAAGTTTCGTTTATTTTTATAGTCAAGTTCACAACCGATAA